A single genomic interval of Flectobacillus major DSM 103 harbors:
- a CDS encoding PAS domain S-box protein — MIHIAPQLKILVVEDNLGDYILFEEYLHDTGLDVKDVQNVISVAEAKKILAQQDFDLVFLDLSLPDSVGIQSLIDLNHIIAHIPIVVLSGMEETQTTTQAIINGAQDYLIKGELDAKLLSKTIRYSIERKKNLEKIKQSNERYTLVSNATIGMVWDINLITREVVRSGDAFLQQHGYDEHEFTSNFDFWGLRVHPDDYLELNQRINQHLEKAETKFWESEYRFQNGNGEYFYVHDRGSTIFGADGQPARMIGTMMDISERKTSEELLRISEHNYRQIFFNNPNPMWIYDAETLAFLEVNPAAIKHYGYTREEFLSITLSDVRPEEDAAIFFTQELITQQIAGTKEVFVVHQKKNREKIIVEITAYPIDFGGKQAMQTLINDVTEKVRNQKEKQVVVQAIESFRNASSLTIGLNESLKCIRDFAGWEYGEIWLSDYHQEHIRLQTFDSSSSFPELTAMAMSIIEQNIPFKESIYQIVEKQKFAFWSNNVQIEPYFIRKAQAKNLDIKAAVSVPIMYNEKIIGWILLFSRQTGNPDIKIINFLESVCKQLGSEIEKRNADEQLNHFFMLSSDLLGIATLDGYFVRVNNSFSRILGYQENTINGSLLLDYVHPEDKEETHRVVKGLAEKQAVSFMENRFIAQNGDTKWVSWSVTFLPDEKLVFASGRDITKQKEEELQLRLLESVITNSNDAIVITEPILSKQNGQKVVYFNKSFLQLTGYNATEIIENPTQLLRGANTNIAELEKINEAMATWTPAEAEVIIYKKTGEEFWTNLSVIPVPDKTGVFTHWISIFRDITARKKGEAEKEILIKELTDSNTDLKQFTFITSHNLRAPLSNLLGILDLIEPSVIQDEMTLFLIEKFKESTLQLNQTVNDLLNVLVIKNKVNLERKTLQFETEFEKVKTSIQYQINEASALLKTDFTAINTVSFDSTYLESILLNLLTNAIKYRSPKRSLELNIFTKDTPEYIELYFMDNGIGIDLKRHHSKIFGLYQRFHDYPESKGLGLYIVSSQIRALGGKIEVQSEVDKGTTFVVYFAK, encoded by the coding sequence TTGAAGAGTATTTGCATGATACAGGATTAGATGTAAAGGATGTCCAAAATGTTATTTCTGTTGCTGAGGCTAAAAAAATATTAGCTCAACAGGATTTCGACTTGGTATTCCTAGATTTGTCGTTGCCTGATAGCGTTGGAATTCAGTCATTAATTGACCTAAACCATATAATAGCTCATATCCCGATTGTGGTACTTTCGGGTATGGAAGAAACCCAAACCACCACACAAGCCATCATAAATGGTGCACAGGATTACTTGATTAAAGGTGAACTAGATGCCAAATTGCTATCAAAAACGATTCGTTATAGTATTGAACGTAAAAAAAATCTCGAAAAAATTAAGCAAAGTAACGAACGGTATACCCTTGTGTCGAATGCTACAATTGGGATGGTTTGGGACATCAACTTGATTACCCGCGAGGTTGTTCGTTCAGGCGATGCTTTTTTGCAACAACACGGCTACGACGAACACGAATTTACTAGCAATTTTGACTTTTGGGGGTTGCGTGTTCACCCCGACGATTATTTGGAATTAAATCAGCGGATTAATCAGCATTTAGAAAAAGCCGAAACCAAATTCTGGGAAAGCGAATACCGCTTCCAAAATGGCAATGGTGAATATTTTTATGTACACGACCGTGGTTCAACTATCTTTGGTGCCGATGGTCAACCCGCTAGAATGATTGGTACTATGATGGATATTTCGGAACGCAAAACCTCAGAAGAGCTTTTACGTATTTCCGAACATAATTACCGACAAATTTTCTTCAACAACCCTAATCCCATGTGGATTTATGATGCCGAAACACTGGCTTTTTTAGAAGTCAATCCTGCGGCTATTAAACACTACGGATATACCCGTGAAGAATTTTTGTCTATTACCCTTTCAGACGTTCGGCCAGAAGAAGATGCTGCCATTTTTTTTACACAAGAGCTTATTACACAGCAAATTGCAGGTACAAAGGAGGTTTTTGTTGTGCATCAAAAGAAAAATCGAGAAAAAATTATTGTCGAAATAACAGCCTATCCGATTGATTTTGGCGGTAAGCAGGCTATGCAAACGCTTATCAATGATGTAACCGAAAAAGTTAGAAATCAAAAAGAAAAACAAGTGGTAGTGCAGGCAATTGAGTCGTTCAGAAATGCGTCGTCGCTAACCATTGGCCTCAACGAAAGCCTCAAATGTATTCGTGATTTTGCGGGCTGGGAATACGGCGAAATTTGGTTGTCTGATTATCACCAAGAACATATTCGCTTACAAACCTTTGATTCCTCTTCGTCGTTTCCCGAACTAACAGCAATGGCGATGAGTATTATTGAACAAAATATTCCATTCAAGGAATCAATTTACCAAATTGTTGAAAAACAAAAATTTGCCTTTTGGTCAAATAACGTTCAGATAGAACCATATTTTATCCGAAAAGCTCAAGCCAAAAATCTTGATATTAAAGCCGCTGTATCTGTACCAATTATGTATAATGAAAAAATAATTGGATGGATTTTGCTATTTAGCCGACAAACGGGCAACCCTGATATAAAAATTATCAATTTTTTAGAAAGCGTCTGTAAGCAGCTTGGTTCTGAAATAGAAAAACGTAACGCCGACGAGCAGCTCAATCATTTCTTTATGCTCAGTAGCGATTTGCTGGGAATTGCCACTCTCGACGGCTATTTTGTAAGGGTCAATAACTCCTTTTCGAGGATTTTGGGCTACCAAGAAAACACCATTAATGGAAGCCTCCTGCTCGACTACGTGCATCCCGAAGACAAAGAAGAAACCCACAGAGTAGTTAAGGGACTTGCCGAAAAACAGGCGGTTTCCTTTATGGAAAATAGGTTTATTGCCCAAAATGGTGATACCAAATGGGTTTCGTGGTCGGTTACATTCCTGCCCGACGAAAAGTTGGTATTTGCCTCGGGGCGTGATATTACCAAGCAAAAAGAAGAAGAACTTCAATTAAGATTACTAGAATCGGTAATTACCAACAGCAACGATGCCATTGTAATTACTGAGCCTATTTTGTCCAAACAGAACGGACAAAAAGTGGTTTATTTCAATAAATCCTTCTTGCAGCTAACAGGCTATAACGCAACCGAAATAATCGAAAACCCTACTCAACTACTCAGAGGTGCAAATACCAACATAGCCGAACTCGAAAAAATCAACGAGGCTATGGCTACTTGGACTCCCGCTGAAGCAGAAGTTATTATTTATAAAAAAACAGGCGAAGAGTTTTGGACAAACCTATCGGTAATTCCAGTACCTGACAAAACGGGAGTGTTTACTCACTGGATTTCGATTTTTAGAGATATTACCGCCCGCAAAAAAGGGGAAGCAGAAAAAGAAATTCTTATTAAAGAACTTACCGATAGCAATACTGATTTAAAGCAGTTTACTTTTATTACGTCGCACAACTTGCGAGCTCCGTTGTCTAATTTGTTGGGAATTTTGGATTTAATAGAGCCAAGTGTCATTCAAGACGAAATGACGTTATTCCTTATTGAAAAATTCAAAGAATCTACTTTACAACTCAACCAAACCGTAAACGACCTACTCAATGTACTTGTTATCAAAAACAAAGTAAATTTGGAACGAAAAACTTTACAGTTTGAAACAGAATTTGAAAAAGTAAAAACCTCTATTCAGTACCAAATCAACGAGGCCAGTGCGTTGTTGAAAACCGATTTTACGGCTATCAATACGGTTAGTTTTGACAGTACCTATTTGGAAAGTATCTTGCTCAATTTGCTGACCAATGCCATCAAATACCGTTCGCCTAAACGCTCGCTTGAACTCAATATTTTCACCAAAGATACCCCCGAATATATCGAATTGTATTTTATGGATAATGGTATTGGTATAGACCTAAAACGCCATCATAGCAAGATTTTTGGCTTGTACCAGCGATTCCATGATTACCCAGAAAGCAAGGGGTTGGGGCTATATATTGTAAGCTCGCAAATCAGAGCTCTTGGGGGCAAAATCGAAGTACAAAGCGAGGTAGACAAAGGCACGACGTTTGTTGTATATTTTGCCAAATAA
- a CDS encoding DUF3817 domain-containing protein — protein MSESHTLVQKLTKYYLLIGKTEGYSYLLLLFVAMPAKYLLQKPELVRIAGSIHGFLFVAFVGIILLMILKAGMSIKNAILAFLLSLIPFGTFYLRKTL, from the coding sequence ATGTCAGAATCACATACATTAGTACAAAAACTAACAAAGTACTATTTATTAATAGGAAAAACCGAAGGATATAGTTACCTCTTGTTACTATTTGTAGCTATGCCTGCCAAATATCTTCTACAAAAACCCGAATTAGTACGCATTGCGGGTTCTATTCATGGCTTTCTTTTTGTAGCGTTTGTAGGTATAATATTGCTTATGATACTCAAAGCAGGAATGTCCATAAAAAATGCAATACTAGCTTTTTTGCTGTCTCTTATTCCATTTGGAACTTTCTACCTAAGAAAAACTCTTTAA
- a CDS encoding Pycsar system effector family protein: MQTELLEAVKQYSESILENLPAQFCYHNAQHTAHVVESTLTIAQEVGVKEKTLENLLIAAWMHDIGYAESTTDHETHSANMARDFLTKLNFPEKRIEKVVEYIEATRMPQTPHNEKQMIICDADLSHMAADNFLSISEELRKEISLTKIECSEREWLKSTLQLLQNHRYFTSYGKRVLEPKKQINLHKIEDRLVELKEIKKAKREDNLANLDTVLLSKENKTKRPDRGIETMFRTTSSNHFQLSAMADNKANIMISVNTIIISLIISILIRKLEENIYLVIPTIMITVVCMLATVFAVLATIPNVTKGKFSKEDIANRSANLLFFGNFHEMELEDYQAGMKEMMNDSEFLYSSMTRDIYFLGKVLGKKYKMLRIAYNIFMYGFVISVVAFGVAAVLQNIK, encoded by the coding sequence ATGCAAACCGAACTACTTGAAGCCGTAAAGCAATATTCTGAATCTATTTTAGAAAATTTGCCTGCTCAATTTTGCTATCATAATGCACAACATACGGCTCATGTTGTAGAATCGACTCTTACGATTGCCCAAGAAGTGGGCGTAAAAGAAAAAACTTTAGAAAATCTGCTTATTGCGGCATGGATGCACGACATTGGCTATGCCGAAAGCACCACCGACCACGAAACCCATAGTGCCAATATGGCGAGGGATTTTTTGACAAAGCTTAATTTCCCAGAAAAACGAATCGAGAAAGTTGTGGAATATATTGAGGCCACTCGTATGCCACAAACACCCCACAACGAAAAACAAATGATTATCTGCGATGCTGATTTGTCGCACATGGCCGCCGATAATTTTTTGAGTATTTCGGAAGAACTAAGAAAAGAAATTTCGCTGACCAAAATAGAATGTAGCGAACGTGAATGGCTAAAAAGTACCCTACAATTATTACAAAATCATCGGTATTTTACTTCGTATGGCAAAAGGGTATTAGAACCTAAAAAGCAAATTAATCTTCATAAAATAGAAGACCGACTTGTTGAACTCAAGGAAATCAAGAAAGCCAAGAGAGAAGACAATTTAGCCAACTTAGATACTGTTCTTTTATCAAAAGAAAATAAGACCAAACGCCCCGACCGTGGTATCGAAACGATGTTTCGTACTACTTCGTCCAATCACTTTCAGCTATCGGCTATGGCCGACAACAAGGCTAATATCATGATTTCGGTGAATACCATTATTATTTCATTGATAATCAGTATATTGATTAGAAAATTGGAAGAGAATATTTATTTGGTTATTCCTACTATTATGATTACAGTAGTGTGCATGCTGGCTACTGTTTTTGCTGTACTAGCTACGATTCCTAATGTTACTAAAGGTAAATTTTCAAAAGAAGACATTGCCAACCGAAGTGCCAATCTATTATTTTTTGGTAACTTCCATGAAATGGAACTAGAAGATTATCAGGCAGGAATGAAAGAAATGATGAACGATTCAGAATTTTTGTACTCGTCGATGACCCGTGACATATACTTTTTGGGCAAAGTACTGGGCAAGAAATACAAAATGTTGCGTATTGCTTATAATATTTTCATGTATGGTTTTGTAATATCTGTGGTTGCTTTTGGTGTAGCGGCAGTACTTCAAAATATAAAATAA
- a CDS encoding phosphatase PAP2 family protein: MSKNTIICLLVIVGFLLSSTCLFSQERDSTYRKQKTKELIAPAVLIATGMVFINNSTKAEQKEWHTKYLSSFRTNADDYLQVTPQAAVMGLDIIGVHGKHSFVDKGGIILLGSAIMLGTVFGLKKITKIQRPDDSTNDSFPSGHTANAFFGATVLAEEYGDKSVWYTIGGYTVATTTGTFRMLNNRHWLSDVLIGAGIGILSAKATYVVYPWIKQKLMKKVPTNVTVIPVYDGRTVGGSLTIGF; encoded by the coding sequence ATGTCAAAAAACACCATCATTTGCCTTTTAGTAATAGTAGGTTTTCTGTTGAGCAGTACTTGTCTTTTTTCGCAGGAAAGAGACTCTACCTATAGAAAACAAAAAACAAAAGAACTCATTGCCCCAGCCGTACTAATTGCTACAGGTATGGTGTTTATTAATAACAGCACCAAAGCCGAACAAAAAGAATGGCATACCAAATATTTAAGTAGTTTTCGTACCAATGCCGACGATTACTTGCAGGTAACACCTCAGGCAGCTGTAATGGGTTTAGATATTATTGGCGTTCATGGAAAACATTCGTTTGTAGATAAAGGTGGTATTATATTGCTCGGAAGTGCAATTATGCTTGGAACTGTTTTTGGACTTAAAAAGATTACAAAAATTCAACGTCCCGACGACTCTACCAATGATTCTTTTCCGTCGGGGCATACTGCTAATGCCTTTTTTGGAGCAACCGTACTTGCCGAAGAGTATGGCGATAAAAGCGTTTGGTATACTATTGGAGGCTATACTGTAGCTACCACAACGGGTACTTTTAGAATGCTCAATAATCGCCATTGGCTTTCGGATGTGCTGATTGGTGCGGGTATTGGTATTTTATCGGCCAAGGCTACCTACGTAGTATATCCTTGGATTAAGCAAAAACTCATGAAAAAAGTACCTACCAATGTAACCGTTATTCCTGTGTACGACGGCCGTACCGTTGGCGGAAGCCTTACTATTGGATTTTGA